A genomic window from Elaeis guineensis isolate ETL-2024a chromosome 3, EG11, whole genome shotgun sequence includes:
- the LOC105041401 gene encoding uncharacterized protein isoform X2, whose translation MEEAEAATLHSATEAPRSPPRLHRGAEEQIRVRRKTLEAVLEQCQRALELLKNTDLDPDPAAVGADEEEQRREEEEWEEGLPLQSSAASDCETDELCQLLKSKVESPNFLEKLGSVHKPVAQTIHDDNSSWDMVSADDLWEDKHAVGENESDQDDYVLVRQEDIVDGIACFMAAYLLSLKQTKELTPNQLQEALSKTFSEKRKKSRLQKAWDRSKVVYNVASWSATAIGIYQNPAILKAASVAFWSSCGVISKLF comes from the exons ATGGAGGAGGCGGAGGCGGCCACCTTGCACTCCGCCACCGAGGCCCCACGGAGTCCGCCGCGCCTCCACCGGGGCGCGGAGGAGCAGATACGTGTGCGGCGGAAAACCCTCGAGGCGGTCCTCGAGCAATGCCAGCGAGCGCTCGAGCTCCTCAAGAACACGGACCTGGACCCGGATCCTGCCGCCGTCGGCGCGGACGAGGAGGAGCAGAGGAGGGAAGAGGAGGAGTGGGAGGAGGGATTGCCGTTGCAGTCCTCGGCAGCGAgcgattgtgaaacagatgag CTATGTCAACTTCTTAAGTCCAAAGTTGAATCGCCGAACTTTCTGGAAAAACTtgggagtgtccacaagccagtTGCTCAAACTATTCATG ATGATAATTCTTCTTGGGATATGGTTAGTGCTGATGATTTGTGGGAAGATAAGCATGCTGTTGGGGAGAATGAATCAGACCAAGATGATTATGTTCTTGTTAGGCAAGAGGACATTGTGGATGGCATAGCATGCTTCATGGCTGCATACCTATTATCACTAAAGCAAACTAAA GAATTAACCCCCAATCAACTGCAAGAAG CCCTTAGCAAAACATTCTctgaaaaaaggaagaagagtagGCTTCAAAAGGCATGGGATAGAAGCAAAGTTGTTTACAATGTTGCTTCTTGGAGTGCAACTGCTATTGG GATTTACCAAAATCCAGCAATTTTAAAGGCAGCCTCTGTGGCGTTTTGGTCATCTTGCGGGGTTATTTCAAAGTTATTCTAA
- the LOC105041401 gene encoding uncharacterized protein isoform X1, whose amino-acid sequence MEEAEAATLHSATEAPRSPPRLHRGAEEQIRVRRKTLEAVLEQCQRALELLKNTDLDPDPAAVGADEEEQRREEEEWEEGLPLQSSAASDCETDELCQLLKSKVESPNFLEKLGSVHKPVAQTIHADDNSSWDMVSADDLWEDKHAVGENESDQDDYVLVRQEDIVDGIACFMAAYLLSLKQTKELTPNQLQEALSKTFSEKRKKSRLQKAWDRSKVVYNVASWSATAIGIYQNPAILKAASVAFWSSCGVISKLF is encoded by the exons ATGGAGGAGGCGGAGGCGGCCACCTTGCACTCCGCCACCGAGGCCCCACGGAGTCCGCCGCGCCTCCACCGGGGCGCGGAGGAGCAGATACGTGTGCGGCGGAAAACCCTCGAGGCGGTCCTCGAGCAATGCCAGCGAGCGCTCGAGCTCCTCAAGAACACGGACCTGGACCCGGATCCTGCCGCCGTCGGCGCGGACGAGGAGGAGCAGAGGAGGGAAGAGGAGGAGTGGGAGGAGGGATTGCCGTTGCAGTCCTCGGCAGCGAgcgattgtgaaacagatgag CTATGTCAACTTCTTAAGTCCAAAGTTGAATCGCCGAACTTTCTGGAAAAACTtgggagtgtccacaagccagtTGCTCAAACTATTCATG CAGATGATAATTCTTCTTGGGATATGGTTAGTGCTGATGATTTGTGGGAAGATAAGCATGCTGTTGGGGAGAATGAATCAGACCAAGATGATTATGTTCTTGTTAGGCAAGAGGACATTGTGGATGGCATAGCATGCTTCATGGCTGCATACCTATTATCACTAAAGCAAACTAAA GAATTAACCCCCAATCAACTGCAAGAAG CCCTTAGCAAAACATTCTctgaaaaaaggaagaagagtagGCTTCAAAAGGCATGGGATAGAAGCAAAGTTGTTTACAATGTTGCTTCTTGGAGTGCAACTGCTATTGG GATTTACCAAAATCCAGCAATTTTAAAGGCAGCCTCTGTGGCGTTTTGGTCATCTTGCGGGGTTATTTCAAAGTTATTCTAA